Proteins encoded together in one Labrus bergylta chromosome 20, fLabBer1.1, whole genome shotgun sequence window:
- the fam49bb gene encoding CYFIP-related Rac1 interactor B, whose product MGNLLKVLTCTDLEQEPNFFLDFENAQPTDAEREVWEQVDVVLKDAKGILDELQAYKGAGQEIREAIQNPNDEALQEQAWAAVVPLVGKLKKFYEFSQRLEAALHSLLGALTSETYDDPTQHLEREQALARQFAEILHFTLRFDELKMTNPAIQNDFSYYRRTLSRMRINNVPAEGENEVNNELANRISLFYADATPMLKTLSDGTTKFVSENKNLPIENTTVCLSTMASVCKVMLETPEYRSRFTSEETVSFCLRVMVGVIILYDYVHPVGAFAKSSKIDMKGCIKVLKDQPQNSVEGLLNALRYTTKHLNDESTNKTIKSMLQ is encoded by the exons ATGGGGAACCTACTGAAAGTTTTGACTTGCACAGATCTGGAACAGGAGCCCAATTTTTTCCTCGATTTTGAAA ATGCCCAGCCCACAGATGCGGAGCGGGAGGTGTGGGAGCAGGTGGATGTGGTGCTAAAGGACGCAAAGGGGATCCTGGATGAGCTGCAGGCGTACAAGGGAGCGGGGCAGGAGATCAGAGAG GCAATCCAGAATCCCAACGACGAGGCGTTACAGGAGCAGGCGTGGGCGGCGGTGGTCCCCTTGGTGGGGAAGCTGAAGAAGTTCTACGAGTTCTCCCAGAGATTAG AGGCGGCGCTGCACAGCCTCCTGGGAGCTCTGACCAGTGAGACTTACGACGACCCCACTCAGCACCTGGAGCGGGAGCAGGCTCTGGCCCGGCAGTTTGCAGAGATCCTGCACTTCACACTGCGATTTGATGAGCTTAAA aTGACAAATCCTGCCATCCAGAACGACTTCAGCTACTACAGAAGAACCTTGAGTCGAATGCGGATCAACAATGTACCG GCAGAAGGGGAGAATGAAGTCAACAATGAACTAGCCAATCGGATATCTCTGTTCTACGCTGACGCCACGCCCATGCTGAAAACATTAAGTGACGGCACAACAAAGTTTGTCTCCGAG AACAAGAACCTGCCCATAGAGAACACGACGGTCTGCCTGAGCACGATGGCGAGCGTGTGTAAGGTCATGTTGGAGACGCC gGAGTACCGCAGCCGATTCACCAGCGAGGAGACGGTGTCGTTCTGCCTCCGGGTGATGGTGGGAGTAATCATCCTTTACGACTACGTCCATCCTGTGGGAGCTTTCGCCAAGTCGTCCAAAATCGAC ATGAAAGGCTGCATCAAAGTCCTCAAAGATCAGCCTCAGAACAGCGTCGAAGGCCTTCTCAACGCTCTCAG GTACACAACCAAGCATCTTAACGATGAATCAACCAACAAGACTATCAAGAGCATGCTGCAgtag